The Cheilinus undulatus linkage group 2, ASM1832078v1, whole genome shotgun sequence genome has a window encoding:
- the LOC121517108 gene encoding nuclear factor 7, brain-like: MASRLEEDLCCPICHEIFKDPVSLSCSHSFCRDCLQSSWKEKKNQECPKCRRKSSKDFLLPDFALKRQDLCSLHSEKLTLFCLDHQELVCVVCRDSETHTDHTVRPMDEAVLQHRTKLQDSLQPLKDKLKVCEQARVKFDQTAEYIQVQAQQTERQIREQFRKLHHFLEEEEEARLHALREEEEQKRQRMKDEMEALSREIAALSDEIRATEEELMSEDVSFLTNYKASVERVQQRPLLEDPQLPLGALMDVAKHLGNLGFNIWNKMKDKVSYWPFILDLNTAHSELILSDDLTSVRRTTKRQLPDNPERLKLFIVLGSESFNSGSHSWVVEVGESTRWSLGVLSGSVQGKEFVQSRSWLIRFFNGQYTASSSSDPPTVIRVEKPKRIRMDLDYDRGELMFSNPDTDAHIHTFIHTFTERLYPHIRTADEVPLTILPVNVSVAVGKKK, translated from the coding sequence ATGGCATCCAGATTAGAGGAGGATCTGTGCTGTCCCATCTGCCATGAAATCTTTAAAGATCCAGTCAGCCTGTCCTGCAGTCACAGCTTCTGCAGagactgtctgcagagctcatggaaagagaagaagaaccaGGAGTGTCCCAAATGTAGGAGAAAAAGTTCAAAGGATTTTTTGCTCCCTGACTTTGCTTTAAAGAGGCAGGATCTCTGCAGTCTGCACTCTGAGAAGCTCACACTCTTCTGTCTGGACCACCAGGAGCTGGTGTGTGTCGTCTGCAGAGATTCAGAAACACACACCGACCACACCGTCAGACCCATGGATGAAGCTGTTCTACAACACAGGACCAAACTCCAGGACTCTCTGCAGCCCTTAAAGGACAAGTTAAAGGTTTGTGAACAAGCTCGAGTGAAGTTTGATCAAACAGCAGAATACATTCAAGTCCAGGCTCAACAAACAGAGAGGCAGATCAGGGAGCAGTTTAGGAAGCTTCACCACTTtctagaggaggaagaggaggccagGCTACATGCactgagggaggaggaggagcagaagaGGCAGAGGATGAAGGATGAGATGGAGGCTCTGAGCAGGGAGATAGCAGCTCTGTCTGATGAAATCAGAGCTACAGAGGAGGAGCTGATGTCTGAAGACGTCTCATTCCTGACAAACTACAAAGCTTCAGTGGAGCGAGTCcagcagcgccccctgctggaggATCCACAGCTGCCGCTAGGAGCTCTAATGGATGTCGCCAAACATCTtggcaacctgggcttcaacaTCTGGAACAAGATGAAGGACAAGGTCTCCTACTGGCCTTTCATTCTGGACCTGAACACAGCTCATTCAGAGCTCATCCTCTCTGACGATCTTACCTCTGTGAGACGGACCACTAAAAGACAACttcctgataatccagagaggCTTAAACTCTTCATTGTCCTGGGCTCCGAGAGCTTCAACTCAGGGTCTCACAGCTGGGTCGTTGAGGTGGGAGAAAGCACACGATGGTCTCTGGGTGTGTTATCAGGGTCCGTCCAAGGGAAGGAATTCGTCCAGTCTAGATCTTGGTTAATTCGCTTTTTCAATGGTCAGTACACGGCATCTTCCTCATCAGATCCTCCAACTGTTATCCGAGTGGAGAAACCAAAGAGGATCAGAATGGATCTGGACTATGACAGAGGAGAGCTGATGTTTTCTAACCCGGATACTGATGCACATATACACACCTTCATACACACCTTCACTGAGCGTCTGTATCCACACATTAGGACCGCGGATGAAGTCCCACTGACGATTTTACCAGTGAATGTCTCTGTGGCTGTGGGGAAAAAGAAATAA